Genomic segment of Mucilaginibacter sabulilitoris:
GGTGGGCTTATAAAAAAATATGGAGATAGTTTTTCTTTTAATAATGTGTTACAAGATTTTCACACTCATCCTGACGGGAAATTAGGAGCAACTGAATCTGCACCCGAACTTTCACAGGACGTTACGGGTATGCGAAGTGATAAGCCACAAATCCCCAATGCAAGTTTTATTATATTGTATAGAATTCCAGGCCAGACAGTACCAGCAGAATACGATTATACCCATAATTAAACACATAAAAATAAGGAGATGAAGAGATTATTAATTATTTGTACTGTGCTGTGTATTTCAACAAATATTCTTTATGCCCAGAATAAAACAATTAAAGGAAGGGTAGTTGATGATCATTTGGAAACTTTGCCATACGTATCTATTGTCATAAATGACACAGTTAAAGTTGGTAAAACAGATTTAAATGGTTTTTTTCAAATAGACATCCCTATTTCAGTGAAAAAAATATCATTTGAATCTGTCGGATTAGATATAGCAACTATAGAGCTTGTAGATAAATGTAATGAAGTGGAGGTTGTAATGATGTTAAGGGGTACTTATGATTTTACAACTACAAAGAGAGTAGATAAACTTCGAATGAAAACATTCAAGAAACTACCCCAATTACATAAGGAAGCATTTGAGAAAGGTATATTCAAAACGGATAAAGCTTGCTATGCACAAGAGTTTATCCCTTACTATAAGAAAACACGAAAGTGATAATCCGTATGCGTTTGCGGATAGCGCAAAAGGGAAAAAGCCAGCGGCAAAGCAAAAGAAAAAAGCAAACTGATATTAAATGACAAAGCCCCTGAAAAGGGGCTTTTGTTATGTATGGGCGTATGTCTTTTGGGTTTTGGTGTCCCTTAAAATTGTATCGATCAGGAAGAAAAGCTTTTCTTTAATAGCCGGGTTCAAATCCTCAATATCCCGCATACGCTGTATGGTCTTTTTATCGAACTGATCGTTGATGCCTTCGCCAGCAAGATAATCCAGAGATACTTCAAAGGCTTCTGCGATCTTCTTAGCCGCCTCTATTGAGGGTACGGCTTCCTCACGCTCGTACTTACCGATCATTACCCTGGAAACACCGCTTTTGGAAGCTAAGTCACTTTGTGACCAACCTTTTGTACCCCGCAATCCGGCAATGATCTTTCCTATATTCATTTTTCTTATCAGATACTTTTATAGCTCACGAAAGAATTTACTGTTGAAGATATTTACGATTGGATATTTAACAAAGAGACTGATAGTCTTTTAAATATGTCAGACAAAGCACTCCATCTATCTACTACTCGAAACAAAAACAATCTTACAGGAAGGCAAAACTTCAATTATATTTTCAGCACTCACGAAAACATCAATTCACAATGGGATTATATTTACTCTAAGTTTCCTGCTTTGTTAATGTATTTGGTCGAAGTAGTTGATGCCTTAATTTTCTCTACGCTAAAACTTGAGGATGATCTATACATTGAAAGAAGAACTACTAGGGCCAATTATCTAAATGCTCATTATAAGAAAGAGTGAGAAAATAATTATTCAGCAAAGTTAAGTGTGAGTCTGGAATACTAGGCAAGGAATTTCCGGCATAAACACAACCTTACGCATTACCTCACATTTATTCCGTTCCTCCTTGCATTTAATTCAGCCTTGCACTTGTTGGGGCACCATAATTATTTATTCACTTAACAATTAGAATTATGGAAATGCAAAACATGCTTCAATGTGCAGAAATTCAGTTAACCTACAGACCTGTTATTAAGGCTCAACACAGACCCAAATTTGAAACGGGTAGGCAAGCTTATGAATTATTATTATCGTCCTGGGATAGTGGTAAAATCGAGTTTATAGAACAATTTAAGTTAATGTTACTAAGTAGATCGAATAAAGTGCTTGGTATTTACAAGGTGGGTACAGGAGGAATGGCAGGGTGTTTTGTAGATGTAAAGTTGGTGTTTGCATCAGCGTTACTAAGCTGTGCTCATAGCTTGATCTTAGCTCATAACCATCCGCCAGGTAATTTAAAACCGAGTGAGCATGATATCAACATGACCAGACGAATTAAAGAGGCTGGAAGGGTCTTAGATA
This window contains:
- a CDS encoding helix-turn-helix domain-containing protein, with product MNIGKIIAGLRGTKGWSQSDLASKSGVSRVMIGKYEREEAVPSIEAAKKIAEAFEVSLDYLAGEGINDQFDKKTIQRMRDIEDLNPAIKEKLFFLIDTILRDTKTQKTYAHT
- a CDS encoding JAB domain-containing protein → MEMQNMLQCAEIQLTYRPVIKAQHRPKFETGRQAYELLLSSWDSGKIEFIEQFKLMLLSRSNKVLGIYKVGTGGMAGCFVDVKLVFASALLSCAHSLILAHNHPPGNLKPSEHDINMTRRIKEAGRVLDIQVLDHIIVTTDGYYSFADEGII
- a CDS encoding peptidase associated/transthyretin-like domain-containing protein is translated as MKRLLIICTVLCISTNILYAQNKTIKGRVVDDHLETLPYVSIVINDTVKVGKTDLNGFFQIDIPISVKKISFESVGLDIATIELVDKCNEVEVVMMLRGTYDFTTTKRVDKLRMKTFKKLPQLHKEAFEKGIFKTDKACYAQEFIPYYKKTRK